In one Macaca fascicularis isolate 582-1 chromosome 6, T2T-MFA8v1.1 genomic region, the following are encoded:
- the SHLD3 gene encoding shieldin complex subunit 3, whose translation MTTEVILHYRPYESDPTQLPKIVEKAIQDFPTRPLSRFIPWFPYDGSKLPLRPKRSPPVISREAAEDVKQYLTISEHDAKSHNYDCTVDLLEFQPCLKKQHLTSSHALKEQTNSGNLGKQSEKGKQHNRRSWSISLPSNNCTEKVSPLSKKLQDSLKALNLHSLYRARWTIEHTICNSQTLEDIWTKLNQIIRHNELPSCNATIQRHLGQIWVFCDIMYCEYVGSLLKGRLALSGKINLFVHKYGVIFSM comes from the coding sequence ATGACTACAGAAGTAATATTACATTATCGTCCATATGAGAGTGATCCCACACAACTGCCAAAAATTGTGGAAAAAGCAATTCAAGACTTTCCTACTCGTCCGCTATCAAGATTTATACCTTGGTTTCCATATGATGGGTCCAAGCTTCCACTCAGACCTAAAAGATCACCACCTGTGATTTCTCGAGAGGCAGCTGAAGATGTGAAACAGTACTTAACCATTTCAGAACATGATGCTAAGTCACACAATTATGATTGCACAGTAGATCTATTGGAGTTTCAACCTTGTTTGAAAAAGCAGCATTTAACCTCGTCACACGCATTGAAGGAACAGACTAATTCTGGAAATCTGGGTAAACAATCAGAGAAGGGAAAACAGCACAACAGGAGATCTTGGAGTATTTCCCTTCCCAGCAATAATTGTACTGAAAAAGTTTCTCCTTTGTCTAAAAAATTGCAAGATAGTTTAAAGGCACTAAATTTACACTCACTTTATAGAGCAAGATGGACAATAGAACACACTATTTGTAACAGCCAAACTCTGGAAGACATTTGGACAAAACTCAATCAAATTATTAGGCACAATGAACTTCCATCTTGTAATGCTACAATTCAGAGGCATTTAGGCCAAATATGGGTGTTCTGTGATATTATGTATTGTGAATATGTGGGAAGTCTTCTTAAAGGAAGATTAGCTCTTTctggaaaaattaatttatttgtgcATAAATATGGTGTTATTTTTAGTATGTAA